A genomic region of Caulobacter vibrioides contains the following coding sequences:
- the trbE gene encoding conjugal transfer protein TrbE — MLDLREYRRRPARLADYLPWAALVAPGVVLNKDGGFQRTAEFRGPDLDSATDAEVAVVAARLNSALRRLGSAWAIFIEARRDPVADYPASDFPDPVSALVDAERRADFVGSGEHYESRYFLTLSYLPPAEQQGQVAQWFVEGKRQARLDWRAELVAFVDRTDRFLALLEGLLPRLAWLDDTATLSVLHGAVSTTRQRVAAPETPIYLDSLLATEALAGGLEPRLGRAHLRVLTVVGFPPATTPGLLDDLNRLGFAYRWTTRALCLDKTLAAGLLAKIRRQWFSKRKSVLVLLREALTQEPAALVDNDAANKAAEADLALQDLGGDAVAYAYVTTSLVVWDEDPARADAKLALAEKVIQGRELTVIRESVNAVEAWLGALPGHAYANVRQPPLSTLNLAHLAPLSAVWAGPERNAHLDGPPLLIARTAGSTPFRLSLHVDDVGHSLVVGPTGAGKSVLLAMLALSFRRYPGAQVFAFDFGASSRAAVLAMGGAFHDLSGEGAARLSLQPLARIDLREERAWAAQWLTAILAREGVSITPAVRELLWAALESLASAPAPERTLTGLVALLASPPLKAALSPFVLGGAHGRLLDGAEETVEAGNVQVFETEGLAGSAAAPAVLAYLFHRIGARLDGRPTLILIDEGWLALDDPAFGAQLREWLKTLRKKNASVVFATQSLADITDSALAPVIVESCPTRIFLPNPRALEPQGAAAYARFGLNERQIQILARATPARDYYLQSRLGDRLFDLGLGPVTLAFCAASSKADQALIAKVLAQHGSAGFAPAWLRAKALGWAADLLPGATAASAPASPEIAS, encoded by the coding sequence GTGCTTGATCTTCGCGAATATCGCCGCCGCCCCGCGCGCCTGGCCGACTACCTGCCCTGGGCCGCCTTGGTCGCGCCGGGGGTGGTGCTCAACAAGGACGGCGGCTTTCAGCGCACCGCTGAGTTTCGGGGGCCAGATCTCGATAGCGCCACCGACGCTGAGGTCGCCGTCGTCGCCGCCCGCCTCAACAGCGCCCTGCGGCGCCTGGGCTCGGCATGGGCGATCTTCATCGAGGCCCGCCGTGATCCAGTGGCGGACTATCCCGCCAGCGACTTTCCCGATCCGGTGTCGGCCTTGGTCGATGCGGAGCGACGCGCCGATTTTGTCGGGAGCGGCGAGCACTATGAGAGCCGCTATTTCCTGACCCTGAGCTACCTGCCGCCGGCTGAGCAACAGGGCCAGGTCGCGCAATGGTTTGTCGAAGGCAAACGCCAGGCCAGGCTCGACTGGCGCGCGGAGCTCGTCGCCTTCGTCGACCGCACCGATCGCTTCTTGGCCTTGCTCGAGGGTCTGTTGCCGCGTTTGGCCTGGCTCGATGACACCGCGACCTTGAGCGTCCTGCACGGCGCGGTCTCGACCACACGTCAGCGCGTGGCCGCGCCTGAAACCCCGATCTATCTCGACAGTCTTCTGGCCACGGAAGCTTTGGCCGGCGGTCTGGAACCGCGCCTGGGAAGGGCGCATCTTCGGGTCCTGACCGTGGTTGGGTTTCCCCCGGCGACGACGCCTGGTCTGCTCGACGATCTCAATCGTCTGGGGTTCGCCTATCGCTGGACGACGCGGGCGCTTTGCCTGGACAAGACGCTGGCGGCGGGCTTGCTCGCCAAGATCCGTCGGCAGTGGTTTTCCAAGCGCAAATCGGTGCTGGTCTTGCTGCGCGAGGCCCTGACCCAGGAGCCCGCCGCCCTCGTTGATAATGATGCGGCCAACAAGGCCGCCGAGGCGGACCTGGCCTTGCAGGACCTCGGCGGCGATGCGGTCGCCTATGCCTATGTCACCACGAGCCTGGTGGTCTGGGACGAGGATCCGGCCCGCGCCGACGCCAAGCTCGCCCTGGCCGAGAAGGTCATTCAAGGCCGTGAGCTGACGGTCATCCGCGAGAGCGTCAACGCCGTTGAAGCCTGGCTGGGCGCACTGCCCGGGCACGCCTACGCCAATGTCCGTCAGCCGCCGCTCTCGACCCTGAACCTTGCGCATCTGGCGCCGCTGTCGGCGGTCTGGGCGGGACCTGAGCGCAACGCTCATCTGGATGGACCACCGCTCCTGATCGCCCGCACGGCCGGCTCGACGCCGTTCCGGCTCAGCCTGCATGTCGACGATGTCGGCCACTCCCTGGTGGTGGGCCCGACGGGCGCGGGCAAGAGCGTGCTGCTGGCCATGCTGGCCCTGTCGTTCCGCCGCTACCCGGGCGCTCAGGTCTTCGCCTTCGACTTTGGCGCCTCGAGCCGCGCGGCGGTGTTGGCCATGGGCGGAGCGTTCCATGACCTCTCCGGCGAGGGCGCGGCGCGTTTGAGCCTGCAGCCCCTGGCGAGGATTGATCTGCGCGAGGAGCGCGCCTGGGCGGCCCAATGGCTGACAGCGATCCTGGCCCGCGAGGGTGTTTCCATCACCCCGGCGGTGCGCGAGCTCTTGTGGGCGGCCCTGGAGAGCCTGGCCAGCGCGCCGGCGCCTGAGCGCACCCTGACGGGGCTTGTGGCCCTGTTGGCCAGTCCGCCGCTTAAGGCGGCGCTCTCTCCCTTTGTGTTGGGCGGCGCCCATGGACGTCTGCTGGACGGTGCGGAGGAAACCGTGGAGGCGGGCAATGTCCAGGTTTTTGAGACCGAGGGACTTGCCGGCTCAGCGGCCGCGCCGGCGGTCCTGGCCTATCTTTTTCATCGTATCGGCGCGCGCCTCGATGGCCGGCCAACCCTGATCCTGATCGACGAGGGCTGGCTGGCGCTGGACGACCCGGCGTTTGGCGCCCAGCTGCGCGAATGGCTCAAGACCCTGCGCAAGAAGAACGCCTCGGTGGTGTTCGCCACCCAGTCCCTGGCCGACATCACCGATAGCGCTCTTGCGCCGGTGATCGTCGAAAGCTGCCCAACCCGGATCTTCCTGCCTAATCCGCGCGCCCTGGAGCCGCAAGGCGCGGCCGCCTATGCGCGGTTTGGCCTCAATGAGCGGCAAATCCAGATCCTGGCGCGCGCGACCCCGGCCCGCGACTACTACCTGCAATCAAGGCTTGGGGATCGCCTGTTTGATCTGGGCCTTGGGCCCGTGACCCTGGCCTTTTGCGCCGCGTCGTCCAAGGCCGACCAGGCGCTGATCGCCAAGGTCTTGGCGCAGCACGGGTCGGCGGGTTTTGCGCCCGCCTGGCTGCGGGCCAAGGCCCTTGGCTGGGCCGCCGACCTTCTGCCCGGCGCAACGGCTGCGTCGGCGCCGGCGTCTCCGGAGATCGCGTCATGA
- the trbJ gene encoding P-type conjugative transfer protein TrbJ produces MSLNRRRLARAMALGWLAATSLVPARALAQFTVFDPTNYAQNVLQAARALETINNQITALQNQAQMLVGQARNLASLPYSSLSALQAQVDRTRGLLNEAQGLAYDVSKIRSAFLTQYGTVEPTHGDGALATRAEARWSAAVAGFEDALKVQAGVVEGLGASRDQWVALIDQSQGAVGALQAAQAGNQLLALQAAQLADLLALNAAQGRAQALEAADRVAARADAKARFSKFIGKAGAP; encoded by the coding sequence ATGAGCCTCAATCGTCGCCGCCTGGCCAGGGCTATGGCCCTGGGCTGGCTGGCCGCCACGTCACTTGTTCCGGCCAGGGCCTTGGCCCAGTTCACGGTCTTTGACCCGACCAACTACGCCCAGAACGTTCTGCAGGCCGCCCGGGCGCTTGAGACCATCAACAACCAGATCACCGCCCTGCAGAACCAGGCGCAGATGCTGGTGGGACAGGCCAGGAACCTGGCGAGCTTGCCCTATTCGTCGCTGAGCGCGCTACAGGCGCAGGTCGATCGCACGCGCGGGCTTCTCAACGAAGCCCAAGGGCTGGCCTATGACGTCTCCAAGATCCGCTCTGCGTTCCTGACGCAATACGGGACCGTAGAGCCGACGCATGGCGATGGCGCCCTGGCTACGCGCGCCGAGGCGCGCTGGAGCGCGGCGGTGGCCGGATTTGAGGACGCTCTGAAGGTTCAGGCCGGCGTGGTCGAAGGCTTGGGAGCCAGCCGCGATCAGTGGGTGGCCCTCATCGACCAAAGCCAGGGCGCGGTCGGCGCACTGCAAGCCGCCCAGGCCGGCAATCAGCTCCTGGCCCTGCAGGCTGCGCAACTGGCCGATCTTCTGGCGCTGAACGCGGCCCAGGGCCGGGCCCAGGCCCTGGAGGCGGCCGATCGGGTTGCGGCGCGGGCTGACGCCAAGGCGCGGTTTTCCAAGTTCATCGGCAAGGCCGGCGCGCCATGA
- the trbK-alt gene encoding putative entry exclusion protein TrbK-alt has protein sequence MSRVLIWSLALILLVGAAVLAGQGSPPSPRARSVVAPRDPELVRCQRLGEAAGQDLRCQAAWARARGRFFGEGGA, from the coding sequence ATGAGCCGGGTTTTGATCTGGAGCCTGGCGCTGATCCTTTTGGTCGGCGCGGCGGTCTTGGCCGGCCAGGGCTCGCCGCCGTCGCCGCGTGCGCGGTCAGTCGTGGCGCCCCGCGACCCTGAGCTTGTTCGCTGTCAACGGCTGGGCGAGGCGGCGGGCCAGGACCTGCGTTGCCAAGCCGCGTGGGCGCGCGCCCGCGGGCGGTTCTTTGGCGAGGGCGGGGCATGA
- the trbL gene encoding P-type conjugative transfer protein TrbL, whose amino-acid sequence MSDVGVIDRFFDTFNRYLDSGFGLLGGEVAFLSTTLVAIDVTLAALFWTLAAHEDVLARLIKKTLYVGFFAFLIGNFQVLSLIVLKSFSGLGLKATGAGISAEDFLRPGRLAALGVSSCKPLLEAAAELGGFPGFFENIVQILILLLVALFVIVAFFIIAVQIFVVLIEFKLVTLAGFVLVPFGLFGRTAFLAEKVLGAVIASGVKVMVLAIIVGIGASLFAEFNTASPGQPTLEEVLAMALAALTLLGLSIFGPGVAAGLVSGAPQLGAGAAVGTGVLVGGMAMAGAAGAQMVAGGVASGVAGGGAGAAAAAGGGRSPPTGAGPSGDLAPRSPPGGGGVAAERASASASPSREPGARTGTGAAEGSAPASKTDAVSAPPAWARDLQRRQALTHGAAMAVHALGAGDSPGAGPAPNLSEDKS is encoded by the coding sequence ATGAGCGATGTCGGCGTCATCGACCGGTTCTTCGACACCTTCAACCGCTATCTCGACAGCGGCTTTGGGCTGCTGGGCGGGGAGGTGGCGTTTCTCTCCACGACCCTGGTGGCCATCGACGTCACCTTGGCGGCGCTCTTTTGGACCTTGGCCGCCCATGAGGACGTACTGGCCCGGCTGATCAAGAAGACCCTCTATGTCGGGTTCTTCGCCTTCCTGATCGGCAACTTCCAGGTCCTGTCGCTGATTGTGCTCAAGAGCTTTTCAGGGCTTGGCCTGAAGGCCACGGGCGCGGGGATTTCCGCCGAGGACTTCCTGCGGCCCGGGCGTCTGGCGGCGCTGGGCGTGTCCTCGTGCAAGCCGCTCCTGGAAGCGGCCGCTGAGCTGGGCGGCTTCCCCGGCTTTTTTGAAAACATCGTCCAGATCCTCATCCTGCTCCTGGTGGCGCTCTTTGTGATCGTCGCCTTCTTCATCATCGCCGTGCAGATCTTTGTGGTGCTGATCGAGTTCAAGCTCGTCACCCTGGCCGGCTTTGTGCTCGTGCCCTTCGGGCTTTTTGGCCGCACCGCCTTTCTCGCCGAAAAAGTCCTGGGCGCGGTCATCGCCAGCGGCGTCAAGGTCATGGTGCTGGCCATCATCGTGGGGATCGGCGCGTCACTCTTCGCCGAGTTCAACACCGCCTCGCCGGGCCAGCCGACCCTGGAGGAGGTGTTGGCCATGGCCTTGGCGGCCCTGACCTTGCTTGGCCTCTCCATCTTCGGACCCGGCGTCGCTGCTGGCCTGGTGTCGGGCGCGCCGCAACTGGGCGCGGGCGCGGCGGTCGGAACCGGCGTCCTCGTCGGCGGCATGGCCATGGCCGGCGCGGCGGGCGCTCAAATGGTCGCCGGCGGGGTCGCCAGCGGGGTTGCGGGCGGCGGAGCCGGCGCTGCGGCCGCGGCCGGCGGCGGCCGCTCGCCCCCTACAGGCGCGGGGCCTTCTGGCGACCTGGCGCCCCGATCGCCGCCGGGCGGCGGCGGGGTGGCCGCAGAGCGCGCGAGCGCATCGGCCTCGCCCAGCCGCGAGCCTGGCGCGCGGACCGGGACGGGCGCTGCCGAGGGATCGGCCCCGGCCAGCAAGACCGATGCGGTGTCCGCGCCGCCGGCCTGGGCCCGGGATCTGCAGCGCCGTCAGGCCCTGACCCATGGCGCGGCCATGGCCGTCCACGCCCTTGGCGCGGGCGACAGCCCTGGCGCGGGCCCAGCCCCCAACCTTTCGGAGGACAAGTCATGA
- the trbF gene encoding conjugal transfer protein TrbF, with product MSPLKGSARYGATPEPQTAYQRAGQAWDDRIGAARVQAFHWRLVALGLLALSGGLTAGLVTLSLRGGVTPWVVEVDKLGEPRLAAPAVQGAQASDAVIAWSLARFISDVRSVSSDPVLMRQAWLRAYDFTTPEGAAALSDYARRADPFSQVGKSQTTVAVSSVVRASPRSFRVAWSEQRFEAGQLVATERWTAILTVDLKPPQTAEGLRANPLGVLVTALSWSKEFST from the coding sequence ATGAGCCCGCTCAAGGGATCCGCCCGCTATGGGGCGACGCCAGAGCCGCAAACCGCCTATCAGCGGGCCGGGCAGGCCTGGGATGATCGGATCGGCGCCGCGCGCGTGCAGGCCTTTCACTGGCGCCTCGTGGCGCTGGGGCTCCTGGCCTTAAGCGGGGGCCTGACTGCGGGCCTTGTCACCCTGTCCTTGCGCGGCGGGGTCACGCCCTGGGTGGTCGAGGTCGACAAGCTGGGCGAGCCGCGACTGGCCGCGCCCGCCGTCCAGGGCGCTCAGGCCAGCGATGCGGTGATCGCCTGGAGCCTGGCGCGGTTCATCAGCGATGTGCGCTCCGTCTCCAGTGATCCGGTGTTGATGCGTCAGGCCTGGCTGCGGGCCTATGACTTCACCACGCCAGAAGGGGCGGCGGCCTTGTCCGACTACGCCCGGCGCGCCGACCCGTTCAGTCAGGTGGGCAAGAGCCAGACCACCGTGGCGGTGAGCAGCGTGGTGCGCGCCTCGCCCAGGAGCTTTCGGGTGGCCTGGAGCGAGCAGCGGTTCGAGGCCGGCCAGCTGGTGGCCACCGAGCGCTGGACCGCGATCCTGACCGTCGATCTCAAGCCGCCGCAAACGGCCGAAGGCCTGCGCGCCAATCCGTTGGGCGTCCTTGTCACCGCCCTGTCCTGGTCCAAGGAGTTCAGCACATGA
- the trbG gene encoding P-type conjugative transfer protein TrbG, which produces MSRRLLGASGIWLALASSALARPPAVDAQLAAPAGMVRLDWAEHAVFPVIATPGRITDIVLEPGEVLVEAGAIAAGDTARWVIGDTTSGAGALRRVHVLVKPTAPDLATNLLINTDRRTYHLELRASARTRQAQVSWRYPTPPTPPVVAAPPAPVRAAGPINHRYRIEGDHPSWRPLAAHDDGQRVYLTFGADVQFGDLPPLYRLSSDGKTRELINYRIEGRQIVLDRLFDRIELRLGLKSWGQRVRVVRLANAPEAR; this is translated from the coding sequence ATGAGCCGTCGTCTCTTGGGCGCAAGCGGGATCTGGCTGGCGCTGGCCTCGAGCGCTCTGGCGCGGCCGCCTGCAGTCGACGCCCAACTGGCCGCACCGGCCGGCATGGTCCGCTTGGATTGGGCCGAGCATGCGGTCTTTCCGGTGATCGCCACGCCCGGACGCATCACCGACATTGTTTTGGAGCCTGGCGAAGTCCTGGTCGAAGCCGGCGCGATCGCGGCCGGCGACACCGCGCGCTGGGTGATCGGCGACACAACAAGTGGCGCAGGCGCTTTGCGGCGGGTGCATGTGCTGGTCAAGCCGACCGCACCGGATCTGGCCACCAACCTTTTGATCAACACCGACCGGCGCACCTACCATCTGGAGCTTCGCGCCTCGGCCAGGACCCGGCAGGCTCAGGTCTCCTGGCGCTATCCAACCCCGCCGACGCCCCCTGTTGTCGCCGCGCCGCCCGCGCCGGTTCGTGCGGCGGGCCCGATCAATCACCGCTATCGCATTGAGGGCGACCATCCGTCCTGGCGGCCGCTCGCCGCCCATGATGACGGCCAGCGGGTCTATCTGACCTTTGGGGCTGATGTTCAGTTCGGGGACCTGCCGCCGCTTTATCGCCTGTCGTCCGACGGTAAGACCCGGGAGCTGATCAACTATCGCATCGAGGGGCGCCAGATCGTGCTGGATCGTCTGTTTGACCGCATCGAGCTGCGGCTGGGCCTGAAGTCTTGGGGGCAGCGCGTGCGGGTCGTTCGCTTGGCGAACGCGCCGGAGGCCCGGTGA
- a CDS encoding TrbI/VirB10 family protein, with protein sequence MSAEQARSDAEIAKALRLRAAPIPVAKISRRALMAASAIVLMGVLGAVGWSMRESVRRAPKPAEVPVAATPSERVTALPKGYTGSAAVPVLGPPLPGDLGRPILAAQRAQGADGAGGGVEVARASAHVATRPPVEPALETRAALRRAAASSDLFVAGAARGRAPQGASPLAAGMSTPQDAQDPRTTSLERLQAPASPYLLQAGTVIPAALITGLSSETPGVAVAQVTQDVHDSLGGGYLLIPAGARLVGAYEAAVKTGQSRLSVVWTRLILPSGRSVVLDSLPGVDRQGMAGLQDQVDRHGDQILGAGALSTLLAIGAQSGSSSDDSDLVRALRRGGADVVTDVGRQVVGRSLERAPTLRIRPGTPLRVLLTKDLVLEPYAGGDR encoded by the coding sequence ATGAGCGCCGAGCAAGCAAGGTCCGACGCCGAAATCGCCAAGGCGTTGCGCCTGCGGGCGGCGCCCATCCCCGTGGCGAAGATCTCGCGCCGCGCCCTGATGGCCGCGAGCGCTATTGTCCTGATGGGGGTTTTGGGCGCGGTCGGATGGTCGATGCGCGAGTCTGTGCGGCGAGCACCCAAGCCTGCAGAGGTCCCGGTCGCCGCCACGCCGTCGGAGCGCGTCACCGCCTTACCCAAGGGCTATACCGGTTCAGCGGCGGTTCCGGTTCTGGGGCCGCCGTTGCCTGGCGATCTTGGCCGACCGATCCTGGCCGCCCAGAGGGCGCAGGGCGCTGATGGGGCAGGGGGCGGCGTGGAAGTTGCGCGCGCATCGGCCCACGTGGCGACCCGCCCGCCCGTCGAACCGGCCTTGGAGACGCGGGCGGCTTTGCGGCGCGCGGCGGCGTCGAGCGATCTCTTTGTGGCGGGGGCGGCTCGGGGGCGTGCGCCGCAGGGCGCCTCGCCCTTGGCGGCGGGGATGTCGACGCCGCAAGATGCGCAGGATCCGCGCACAACCAGCCTTGAGCGGTTACAAGCGCCGGCCTCGCCCTATCTGCTGCAGGCGGGAACCGTGATCCCGGCAGCCCTGATCACGGGCCTGTCGTCTGAAACCCCCGGCGTCGCCGTCGCCCAGGTCACCCAGGACGTCCATGACAGCTTAGGCGGCGGCTATCTGTTGATCCCGGCCGGGGCGCGCCTGGTCGGGGCCTATGAGGCGGCGGTCAAGACCGGCCAAAGCCGGCTCTCCGTTGTCTGGACCCGCCTGATCCTGCCGTCGGGCCGATCGGTGGTCCTTGACAGCCTGCCGGGCGTTGATCGTCAGGGCATGGCGGGCTTGCAAGATCAGGTGGATCGCCATGGCGACCAGATCCTCGGCGCGGGCGCCTTGAGCACGCTCCTGGCGATCGGCGCGCAGAGCGGATCGTCCAGCGACGACTCTGACCTTGTCCGGGCGCTGCGTCGCGGCGGCGCGGATGTGGTCACCGATGTGGGACGTCAGGTCGTGGGCCGAAGTCTTGAGCGGGCGCCCACACTGCGCATCCGCCCAGGAACGCCCTTGCGGGTTCTGCTGACCAAGGACCTCGTTCTGGAGCCCTATGCTGGAGGAGATCGCTGA
- a CDS encoding DUF2274 domain-containing protein, protein MNKLKLRPLEDETPVKVTVDLPAATHRNLLAYAQAHAAQTGGKAAEPARLVVPMLDQFMASDRAFVRGRKGREG, encoded by the coding sequence ATGAACAAGCTCAAGCTTCGTCCGCTGGAAGACGAGACCCCGGTCAAGGTCACGGTTGATTTGCCGGCCGCGACCCATCGCAACCTCTTGGCCTACGCCCAGGCCCATGCGGCCCAGACCGGCGGCAAGGCCGCTGAGCCGGCGCGCCTGGTCGTACCCATGCTCGATCAGTTCATGGCCAGCGATCGCGCGTTCGTGCGGGGGCGTAAGGGCCGCGAGGGCTAG
- a CDS encoding antirestriction protein ArdA: MGQATDKAGSVALTPRIYAACLAAYNAGVLHGAWIPVEDEAQVWSAIARMLQASPQPAAEEFAIHDHEDFCGLEIAEYASVARVVEIAGFLRAHGRLGALVLAEVGGDLAAANTALEGQYRGCFSSLADCVQALTEETVDIPKALRGYIDYDAMARDARLNGEVFTVETAHDEVHVFWVC; this comes from the coding sequence ATGGGACAAGCGACTGATAAGGCCGGCTCTGTCGCCCTGACGCCGCGCATCTACGCGGCGTGCCTGGCCGCCTATAACGCGGGCGTTCTGCACGGCGCGTGGATCCCGGTCGAGGATGAAGCGCAGGTCTGGAGCGCCATCGCGCGGATGCTTCAGGCTTCGCCCCAGCCGGCGGCCGAGGAATTTGCGATCCACGACCATGAGGACTTTTGCGGCCTTGAGATCGCCGAATACGCCAGCGTCGCGCGCGTGGTCGAGATCGCAGGCTTTCTGCGGGCCCATGGGCGGCTGGGCGCTTTGGTCCTGGCCGAGGTCGGCGGCGATCTGGCGGCGGCGAACACGGCGCTTGAGGGGCAGTATCGCGGCTGCTTCTCCAGCCTGGCCGATTGCGTCCAGGCCCTGACCGAGGAGACGGTCGACATCCCGAAGGCTCTGCGAGGGTACATCGATTACGACGCCATGGCGCGCGACGCACGCTTGAACGGCGAGGTCTTCACCGTCGAGACCGCCCATGACGAAGTCCATGTCTTCTGGGTTTGCTAG
- a CDS encoding site-specific integrase yields the protein MATILKQKSGRWRAQVRRKGGYVSETFGLRKDAEAWARQIERDLDLGISPTARARDTIQTFGDLVDLHIRDMQSVGKPIRRTKAFSLDALKKQLGAVRIADLDREALITFGKARARAGAGPMTLGIDLGYIRTLLAHGASVHGLPYSPEPVALARQALRHLGLVGKGQERDRRPTQSEIERLIDYFRGLNGLTIPMGRIVKFAIATAMRQEEISRVTWEDLDARHKMLLIRDRKDPRQKQGNHQNIPLLDISGYDAWDLIEEQALHLGHRTGRIFPYNSRSVGAAFRRGCRHLRIADLRFHDLRHEATSRLFEAEFKIPEVSLVTGHKDWKMLQRYTHIRPEDLHAIGARRRALREAATT from the coding sequence ATGGCCACCATTCTAAAACAAAAGTCCGGCCGCTGGCGCGCTCAGGTTCGCCGCAAGGGCGGCTATGTGAGCGAGACCTTCGGCCTGCGCAAGGACGCGGAAGCCTGGGCGCGCCAGATCGAGCGTGATCTGGACCTTGGAATTTCCCCCACCGCGCGCGCGCGCGACACGATCCAGACTTTCGGCGACCTCGTGGATCTGCACATCCGCGACATGCAGAGCGTGGGCAAGCCCATCAGGCGGACAAAGGCCTTTAGTCTCGACGCCCTGAAAAAGCAGCTTGGCGCAGTGCGGATCGCCGATCTTGACCGCGAGGCCCTCATCACCTTCGGTAAGGCCCGCGCCAGGGCCGGCGCAGGGCCGATGACGCTGGGGATCGACCTTGGCTATATCCGCACCCTGCTGGCGCACGGCGCGTCGGTCCACGGACTGCCTTATTCGCCCGAGCCGGTGGCTCTGGCGCGCCAGGCGCTACGCCATCTGGGGCTGGTGGGAAAAGGACAAGAGCGCGATCGCCGGCCGACGCAGAGCGAGATCGAGCGTCTGATCGACTACTTTCGGGGGCTGAACGGCCTGACCATCCCGATGGGACGGATCGTCAAGTTCGCCATCGCCACGGCCATGCGCCAGGAAGAGATCTCGCGGGTGACCTGGGAGGATCTTGATGCGCGCCACAAGATGCTGCTGATCCGCGACCGCAAGGACCCGCGCCAAAAGCAGGGCAATCACCAGAACATTCCCCTGCTCGATATCAGTGGCTACGACGCGTGGGATTTGATCGAGGAACAGGCCCTGCATCTGGGCCATCGGACCGGGCGCATCTTTCCCTATAACAGCCGCTCGGTCGGCGCTGCGTTTCGACGGGGCTGCCGTCACCTAAGGATCGCAGACCTGCGGTTCCACGACCTTCGGCACGAGGCCACCAGTCGCCTGTTCGAAGCCGAATTCAAGATCCCCGAGGTGTCTTTGGTCACCGGCCACAAGGACTGGAAGATGCTGCAACGCTACACCCATATCCGGCCTGAAGATTTGCACGCTATCGGCGCACGTCGGCGTGCGCTGCGCGAGGCGGCCACGACGTGA
- the dusA gene encoding tRNA dihydrouridine(20/20a) synthase DusA has protein sequence MMDWTDRHCRSLHRGLSSRALLYTEMVTSGAVVHGDREKLLGYDPGQHPVAVQLGGSDPADLAQAARIAEDFGYDEVNLNVGCPSDRVQSGRFGACLMREPDLVAECMAAIKDAVRVPATVKCRIGVDDQDPEESLFTLVDRCASAGIDTFIVHARKAWLQGLSPKENRDIPPLDYELVYRLKRERPALTIAINGGVASVDAALEHLANGVDGVMLGRAAYHEAGLLGEVDRRVFGLDVDDVDSFEAVERYRPYLARELAAGTHLAAMSRHMLGLFHGLPGARAWRRILTVEGVKAGAGLDVVDRALEAVRVALASREERSAPAAE, from the coding sequence ATGATGGATTGGACCGACCGGCACTGTCGGTCGCTGCACCGCGGGCTCTCGTCGCGCGCGCTGCTCTATACCGAGATGGTCACGAGCGGCGCGGTGGTGCATGGCGATCGGGAGAAGCTGCTGGGCTATGATCCCGGCCAACACCCGGTCGCGGTGCAGCTTGGCGGATCGGATCCGGCCGACCTCGCGCAGGCCGCTCGGATCGCTGAGGATTTCGGCTACGACGAGGTGAACCTCAACGTCGGCTGTCCTTCGGATCGCGTTCAAAGCGGCCGTTTCGGCGCCTGCCTGATGCGTGAGCCGGACCTGGTGGCTGAGTGTATGGCGGCGATCAAAGACGCCGTACGGGTCCCGGCCACGGTGAAATGCCGGATTGGCGTAGATGACCAGGATCCCGAAGAAAGCCTCTTCACGCTCGTCGACCGCTGCGCCTCGGCGGGGATCGACACCTTCATCGTTCACGCTCGCAAGGCTTGGCTCCAGGGGCTGTCGCCAAAGGAAAACCGCGACATTCCTCCGCTCGACTATGAACTGGTCTATCGGCTGAAGCGCGAGCGTCCGGCCCTGACGATCGCCATCAATGGCGGCGTGGCGAGCGTTGACGCCGCGCTGGAGCATCTGGCGAACGGCGTAGACGGAGTGATGCTGGGGCGCGCGGCCTATCACGAGGCAGGTTTGTTGGGCGAGGTGGATCGCCGAGTGTTCGGGCTGGATGTCGATGACGTCGACAGCTTCGAGGCCGTCGAGCGCTATCGGCCGTATCTGGCGCGGGAACTGGCGGCTGGAACGCATCTGGCGGCGATGAGCCGCCACATGCTGGGATTGTTCCACGGGTTGCCCGGCGCGCGGGCGTGGCGTCGGATACTCACGGTCGAGGGCGTCAAGGCCGGCGCGGGTCTGGACGTGGTGGATCGCGCCCTGGAGGCGGTTCGCGTCGCTCTGGCGTCGCGCGAAGAGCGGTCAGCCCCTGCGGCGGAATAG